In Corynebacterium guangdongense, one DNA window encodes the following:
- the serB gene encoding phosphoserine phosphatase SerB: MRPVTESPASPSTAALQVELQPGLEPAILTTTGKDHPGVSAAFFRVLTAQKVQLLDVEQAQFRGHLSLAAFVGVEPSRLVALRTGLEDTLRVHGQSVTVETGEGTKTMARPRSTHVVVVLGNPVTAEDVTSVAQTLTNYNANIDRIRGIADYPLTGLELSITVDNPAPGGGVSLRKALAELTTQLNVDIAIERAGLSRRSKRLVCFDCDSTLITGEVIEMLAAHAGREAEVAAVTERAMRGELDFEASLRERVKALAGLDASVIDQVAADIELTPGARTTIRTLNKLGYRTAVVSGGFNQVLDGLAEELELDYMRANTLEIVDGKLTGRVIGDVVDRAAKARLLREFAEESGIRMDQTVAVGDGANDIDMISAAGLGIAFNAKPALKEVADTSVNHPFLDEVLYILGIPRHEIDHSDELDGSARKVALA, translated from the coding sequence ATGAGACCCGTGACTGAATCACCAGCGTCCCCATCCACCGCGGCACTCCAGGTTGAACTCCAGCCCGGCCTCGAACCCGCGATTCTCACCACCACCGGCAAGGACCACCCGGGTGTCTCCGCCGCCTTCTTCCGGGTGCTGACCGCCCAGAAGGTCCAGCTGCTCGACGTCGAGCAGGCCCAGTTCCGCGGCCACCTCTCGCTGGCCGCCTTCGTCGGAGTCGAACCCTCTCGCCTCGTGGCGCTGCGCACCGGACTCGAGGACACCCTGCGTGTCCACGGGCAGTCCGTCACCGTCGAGACAGGGGAGGGGACCAAGACCATGGCACGCCCCCGTTCCACGCACGTGGTCGTCGTTCTCGGCAACCCGGTGACCGCGGAGGACGTCACTTCTGTCGCCCAGACCCTGACGAACTACAACGCGAACATCGACCGCATCCGGGGGATCGCGGATTATCCGCTCACCGGCCTGGAGCTGTCGATCACGGTGGATAACCCGGCCCCGGGCGGGGGAGTCTCCCTGCGCAAGGCCCTCGCCGAGCTGACCACCCAGCTCAACGTCGACATCGCCATCGAGCGCGCCGGCCTGTCGCGGCGCTCGAAGCGGCTGGTGTGCTTCGACTGCGACTCGACGCTGATCACCGGCGAGGTCATCGAGATGCTCGCCGCGCACGCCGGGCGCGAGGCGGAGGTCGCGGCGGTCACCGAGCGCGCCATGCGCGGTGAACTCGACTTCGAGGCCTCCCTCCGCGAGCGCGTGAAGGCCCTGGCCGGTCTGGATGCCTCGGTCATCGACCAGGTCGCCGCCGACATCGAGCTGACCCCGGGCGCCCGAACCACCATCCGTACGCTGAACAAGCTGGGCTACCGCACCGCCGTGGTGTCGGGCGGCTTCAATCAGGTCCTGGATGGCCTGGCGGAGGAACTCGAGCTCGACTACATGCGCGCGAACACCCTCGAGATCGTCGACGGCAAGCTCACCGGACGGGTCATCGGCGACGTCGTCGACCGCGCCGCCAAGGCACGTCTCCTGCGGGAGTTTGCCGAGGAGTCCGGCATCCGCATGGATCAGACCGTGGCCGTCGGCGACGGCGCCAACGACATCGACATGATCTCCGCCGCCGGCCTGGGCATCGCCTTCAACGCGAAACCGGCCCTGAAGGAGGTCGCCGACACCTCGGTCAACCACCCGTTCCTGGACGAGGTCCTCTACATCCTCGGTATTCCACGCCACGAGATCGACCACTCCGATGAATTGGACGGCAGCGCGCGCAAGGTGGCGCTGGCCTAG
- the ctaD gene encoding aa3-type cytochrome oxidase subunit I: MTAVAPRIDDYVAPVRPEPTGSSRLGSKLWNSFITTDHKQLGIMYIIMSFSFFFLGGLMALLIRAELFSPGLQFLSNEQFNQLFTMHGTVMLLLFGTPIVWGFANYVIPLQIGAPDVAFPRLNAFGFWITTVGGIVMLSGFLTPGGAADFGWTMYMPLADSVHTPGIGADMWIIGVGATGVGTVASAINMITTILTLRAPGMTMFRMSVFTWSIFTTSVIALMVFPLLLAAALGVLYDRKLGGHIYDTANGGAILWQHLFWFFGHPEVYVLALPFFGVISEVIPVFSRKPIFGYIGLVFATLAIGSLSMAVWAHHMFVTGAVLLPFFSFMTFLIAVPTGVKFFNWTGTMWNGHITWNTPMIFAVGFLATFLFGGMTGIMLASPPLDFHLADSYFLIAHFHYTLFGTVVFASFAGVYFWFPKMTGRMLDERLGKIHFWLTFVGFHGTFLIQHWLGNMGMPRRYADYLDSDGFTLFNQISTIFSFVLGASVIPFVWNVFKSWRYGEVVTVDDPWGYGNSLEWATSCPPPRHNFVSLPRIRSERPAFELHYPHMVERMRREAHTGGHDDERTAKVQSPSKDSVAAR; encoded by the coding sequence ATGACCGCTGTGGCGCCGAGGATCGACGACTACGTCGCTCCGGTACGTCCAGAGCCGACCGGCAGTAGCCGTCTGGGCTCGAAACTCTGGAACTCTTTCATCACCACCGACCACAAGCAGCTCGGCATCATGTACATCATCATGAGCTTCAGCTTCTTCTTCCTAGGTGGTCTCATGGCGCTGCTGATCCGTGCGGAGCTCTTCTCCCCGGGTCTGCAGTTCCTCTCCAACGAGCAGTTCAACCAGCTGTTCACCATGCACGGCACCGTCATGCTGCTGCTCTTCGGTACTCCGATCGTCTGGGGCTTCGCCAACTACGTCATCCCGCTGCAGATCGGCGCCCCGGACGTGGCCTTCCCGCGTCTCAACGCCTTCGGCTTCTGGATCACCACCGTCGGCGGCATCGTCATGCTGTCCGGCTTCCTGACCCCGGGCGGCGCGGCCGACTTCGGCTGGACCATGTACATGCCACTGGCTGACTCGGTCCATACCCCGGGCATCGGAGCCGACATGTGGATCATCGGCGTCGGCGCGACCGGCGTCGGCACCGTCGCCTCCGCGATCAACATGATCACCACCATCCTGACGCTGCGCGCTCCCGGCATGACCATGTTCCGTATGTCGGTCTTCACCTGGTCGATCTTCACCACCTCCGTCATCGCGCTGATGGTCTTCCCGCTGCTGCTGGCGGCCGCGCTCGGCGTCCTCTACGACCGCAAGCTCGGCGGCCACATCTACGACACCGCCAACGGCGGCGCCATCCTGTGGCAGCACCTGTTCTGGTTCTTCGGCCACCCCGAGGTCTACGTCCTCGCCCTGCCGTTCTTCGGCGTCATCTCCGAGGTCATCCCGGTCTTCTCCCGCAAGCCCATCTTCGGCTACATCGGACTGGTCTTCGCCACCCTGGCCATCGGCTCCCTCTCCATGGCGGTCTGGGCGCACCACATGTTCGTCACCGGCGCTGTGCTGCTGCCGTTCTTCTCGTTCATGACCTTCCTGATCGCGGTGCCCACCGGCGTGAAGTTCTTCAACTGGACCGGCACCATGTGGAACGGCCACATCACCTGGAACACTCCGATGATCTTCGCCGTCGGCTTCCTGGCGACCTTCCTCTTCGGCGGCATGACCGGCATCATGCTGGCCTCCCCGCCGCTGGACTTCCACCTGGCTGATTCCTACTTCCTGATCGCCCACTTCCACTACACCCTCTTCGGCACCGTCGTCTTCGCCTCCTTCGCGGGCGTCTACTTCTGGTTCCCGAAGATGACCGGGCGCATGCTCGACGAGCGCCTGGGCAAGATCCACTTCTGGCTGACCTTCGTCGGCTTCCACGGCACCTTCCTCATCCAGCACTGGCTGGGCAACATGGGCATGCCGCGCCGCTACGCCGACTACCTGGACTCCGACGGCTTCACCCTGTTCAACCAGATCTCCACGATCTTCTCCTTCGTGCTGGGCGCCTCCGTCATCCCGTTCGTCTGGAACGTCTTCAAGTCCTGGCGCTACGGCGAGGTCGTCACCGTCGACGACCCGTGGGGCTACGGCAACTCCCTGGAGTGGGCCACCTCCTGCCCGCCGCCGCGCCACAACTTCGTCTCCCTGCCGCGTATCCGCTCCGAGCGTCCCGCCTTCGAGCTGCACTACCCGCACATGGTGGAGCGCATGCGTCGCGAGGCACACACCGGTGGCCACGACGACGAGCGCACCGCAAAGGTGCAGTCCCCGTCCAAGGACAGCGTTGCGGCGCGCTAG
- a CDS encoding FadR/GntR family transcriptional regulator, with product MSPSIPGSTGAATPLLASVLEELGRQIVAGDLPEGRTFTLQDISDRFGISRTVARETMRALEQMGLVSSSRRVGITVLPRTHWAVFDPTIIEWRLGSERERDLQLRSLTELRISVEPIAAANAARNATEVQRRELVELAATLRELGTGGQGTADEFLTADIRFHQLLLEASGNEMFIALAPTLVPALEGRTHAGLMPQAPEEVALQAHERLAACIRDSDFDGAEEASRELLTEVRTALHA from the coding sequence ATGTCACCCAGCATTCCTGGATCCACCGGAGCAGCCACTCCCCTGCTCGCCTCAGTACTGGAGGAGCTCGGCCGCCAGATCGTTGCCGGTGACCTGCCCGAAGGACGCACCTTCACCCTCCAGGACATTTCCGACCGTTTCGGGATTTCCCGCACCGTCGCCCGCGAGACCATGCGCGCGCTCGAACAGATGGGGCTGGTGTCCTCCTCCCGTCGGGTCGGCATCACCGTCCTGCCCCGCACCCACTGGGCGGTGTTCGACCCGACCATCATCGAGTGGCGTCTCGGCAGCGAGCGCGAGCGCGACCTTCAGCTGCGCTCCTTGACGGAGCTGCGCATCTCGGTTGAGCCGATCGCGGCCGCCAACGCCGCCCGCAACGCCACCGAGGTGCAGCGCCGGGAGCTGGTGGAACTGGCGGCCACTCTGCGTGAGCTCGGCACCGGCGGGCAAGGCACCGCCGACGAGTTCCTCACCGCGGACATCCGCTTCCACCAGCTTCTCCTCGAGGCCTCCGGCAACGAGATGTTCATCGCCCTGGCCCCGACCCTGGTTCCCGCACTGGAAGGCCGCACCCACGCCGGGCTGATGCCGCAGGCTCCGGAGGAGGTGGCTCTGCAGGCCCACGAGCGTCTGGCCGCCTGCATCCGCGATTCCGACTTCGACGGTGCGGAGGAGGCCTCCCGCGAGCTGCTCACCGAGGTCCGCACCGCCCTGCACGCGTAA
- the nrdE gene encoding class 1b ribonucleoside-diphosphate reductase subunit alpha, which produces MSITTESYGKSVAEPANPHAQLDYHALNALLNLYDESGNIQFDMDREAANQFFLQHVNQNTVYFHDLEEKMKYLVENKYYEPEVLAQYDFQFIKDLYKRAYAYKFRFRSFLGAYKYYTSYTLKTFDGKRYLERFEDRVSMTALFLAEGDPRLAENLVDEIMSGRFQPATPTFLNAGKAQRGELVSCFLLRIEDNMESIGRAINSSLQLSKRGGGVALLLSNIRESGAPIKHIENQSSGVIPVMKLLEDSFSYANQLGARQGAGAVYLNAHHPDILSFLDTKRENADEKIRIKTLSLGVVIPDITFELAKKKQPMYLFSPYDVERVYGKPFGDISVTEKYHEMVEDARIRKTKIDARQFFQTLAEIQFESGYPYIMYEDTANAANPLKKVGRINMSNLCSEILQVNSPSEFNEDLTYAEIGDDISCNLGSLNIALTMDSPDFAKTVETSIRALTSVADNTAIDSVPSIREGNDKSHAIGLGQMNLHGYLGREHVHYGSEEGLDFTNAYFAAVMFAAIKASNKIARERGETFAMFRDSDYADGSFFDRYDPADFAPKTDKVKELFAGSSIHTPTAEDWAQLKADVMEHGIYNAYLQAVPPTGSISYINNSTSSIHPIASKIEIRKEGKIGRVYYPAPHMDNENLEFFEDAYEIGYEKIIDTYAEATKYVDQGLSLTLFFKDTVTTRDINKAQIYAWTKGIKSLYYIRLRQMALAGTEIEGCVSCML; this is translated from the coding sequence GTGAGCATCACCACGGAGTCCTACGGCAAGTCCGTCGCCGAGCCGGCTAACCCCCACGCTCAGCTCGACTACCATGCCCTCAACGCACTGCTGAACCTCTACGACGAGTCCGGCAACATCCAGTTCGACATGGACCGCGAGGCTGCGAACCAGTTCTTCCTGCAGCACGTCAACCAGAACACCGTCTACTTCCATGACCTGGAAGAGAAGATGAAGTACCTGGTCGAGAACAAGTACTACGAGCCGGAGGTGCTCGCGCAGTACGACTTCCAGTTCATCAAGGACCTGTACAAGCGCGCCTACGCCTACAAGTTCCGCTTCCGGTCCTTCCTGGGCGCGTACAAGTACTACACCTCCTACACGCTCAAGACCTTCGACGGTAAGCGCTACCTGGAGCGTTTCGAGGACCGCGTCTCCATGACCGCGCTCTTCCTCGCCGAGGGCGACCCCCGCCTGGCGGAGAACCTGGTCGACGAGATCATGTCCGGTCGTTTCCAGCCGGCCACCCCGACCTTCCTCAACGCCGGCAAGGCCCAGCGCGGCGAGCTCGTCTCCTGCTTCCTGCTGCGCATCGAGGACAACATGGAGTCCATCGGCCGTGCCATCAACTCCTCCCTGCAGCTGTCCAAGCGCGGTGGTGGCGTCGCCCTGCTGCTGAGCAACATCCGCGAGTCCGGGGCGCCGATCAAGCACATCGAGAACCAGTCCTCGGGCGTCATCCCGGTCATGAAGCTGCTCGAGGATTCCTTCTCCTACGCCAACCAGCTGGGCGCGCGCCAGGGCGCCGGTGCCGTCTACCTCAACGCGCACCACCCGGACATTCTCTCCTTCCTCGACACCAAGCGTGAGAACGCGGACGAGAAGATCCGCATCAAGACCCTCTCCCTGGGCGTGGTCATCCCGGACATCACCTTCGAGCTGGCCAAGAAGAAGCAGCCGATGTATCTCTTCAGCCCGTACGACGTCGAGCGCGTCTACGGCAAGCCTTTCGGGGACATCTCGGTGACCGAGAAGTACCACGAGATGGTCGAGGACGCACGCATCCGCAAGACCAAGATCGACGCCCGTCAGTTCTTCCAGACGTTGGCCGAGATCCAGTTCGAGTCCGGCTACCCGTACATCATGTACGAGGACACCGCCAACGCCGCCAACCCGCTCAAGAAGGTCGGCCGGATCAACATGTCCAACCTGTGCTCGGAGATCCTGCAGGTCAACTCCCCGTCCGAGTTCAACGAGGACCTCACCTACGCCGAGATCGGCGACGACATCTCCTGCAACCTGGGCTCCCTCAACATCGCGCTGACCATGGACTCCCCGGATTTCGCCAAGACCGTCGAGACCTCCATCCGCGCCCTGACCTCCGTCGCGGACAACACCGCCATCGACTCCGTGCCCTCCATCCGTGAGGGCAACGACAAGTCCCACGCCATCGGGCTGGGCCAGATGAACCTGCACGGCTACCTCGGCCGCGAGCACGTCCACTACGGCTCCGAGGAGGGCCTGGACTTCACCAACGCCTACTTCGCCGCCGTCATGTTCGCCGCGATCAAGGCGTCCAACAAGATCGCCCGCGAGCGCGGCGAGACCTTCGCGATGTTCAGGGACTCCGACTACGCCGACGGATCCTTCTTCGACCGCTACGACCCGGCCGACTTCGCCCCGAAGACGGACAAGGTCAAGGAACTTTTCGCCGGCTCCTCCATCCACACCCCGACCGCCGAGGACTGGGCCCAGCTCAAGGCCGACGTGATGGAGCACGGCATCTACAACGCCTACCTCCAGGCCGTCCCGCCGACCGGATCCATCTCCTACATCAACAACTCGACATCCTCGATCCATCCGATCGCCTCCAAGATTGAGATCCGCAAGGAAGGCAAGATCGGTCGCGTCTACTACCCGGCGCCGCACATGGACAACGAGAACCTCGAGTTCTTCGAGGACGCGTACGAGATCGGCTACGAGAAGATCATCGACACCTACGCTGAGGCCACCAAGTACGTCGACCAGGGTCTGTCCCTGACGCTGTTCTTCAAGGACACCGTCACCACCCGCGACATCAACAAGGCCCAGATCTACGCCTGGACCAAGGGCATCAAGTCCCTGTACTACATCCGCCTGCGCCAGATGGCGCTGGCCGGCACTGAGATCGAGGGCTGCGTTTCCTGCATGCTCTAA
- the nrdI gene encoding class Ib ribonucleoside-diphosphate reductase assembly flavoprotein NrdI: MLIVYFSSATENTKKFVDKLGLPNVRIPLHRQDEPLSVDEPYCLIVPTYGGGASMSHQNSRPVPPQVIRFLNDEHNRRLIRCVVSGGNTNFGVDYGRAGEVISAKCGVPYVYRYELLGTEEDVRTLRAGLLENAEQLGLEPLTATDA; the protein is encoded by the coding sequence GTGTTGATCGTGTATTTCTCCTCCGCGACCGAGAACACGAAGAAGTTCGTCGACAAGCTGGGGCTGCCCAACGTGCGCATCCCGCTGCACAGGCAGGATGAGCCGCTGAGCGTCGACGAGCCGTACTGCCTGATCGTGCCGACCTACGGGGGCGGCGCCTCGATGAGCCACCAGAACAGCCGGCCGGTCCCGCCCCAGGTCATCCGCTTCCTCAATGACGAGCACAACCGCAGGCTCATCCGTTGCGTAGTCTCGGGCGGCAACACCAACTTCGGCGTCGACTACGGCAGAGCCGGCGAGGTCATCTCGGCCAAATGCGGGGTGCCCTACGTCTACCGCTACGAGCTGCTCGGCACCGAGGAGGACGTCCGCACCCTGCGCGCCGGCCTCCTCGAGAATGCGGAGCAGCTCGGCCTGGAGCCGCTGACCGCCACCGACGCCTGA
- the nrdH gene encoding glutaredoxin-like protein NrdH, which produces MAITLYTKPACVQCNATKKALDRAGLDYTTVDVSVDDEARDYVLALGYLQAPVVEVDGEHWSGFRPDRIKNLVAQAA; this is translated from the coding sequence ATGGCCATCACCCTCTACACCAAGCCAGCCTGCGTCCAGTGCAACGCCACCAAGAAGGCCCTCGACCGCGCCGGACTCGACTACACGACCGTCGACGTCTCCGTCGACGACGAGGCGCGCGACTACGTCCTCGCCCTCGGCTACCTCCAGGCCCCGGTCGTCGAGGTCGACGGCGAGCACTGGTCCGGCTTCCGCCCGGACCGCATCAAGAACCTCGTCGCCCAGGCCGCCTAG
- the ykgO gene encoding type B 50S ribosomal protein L36: MKVRKSLRSLKNKPGAQVVRRRGKVYVINKKEPRFKARQG, encoded by the coding sequence ATGAAGGTCCGCAAGTCGCTTCGGTCGCTGAAAAACAAGCCGGGCGCCCAGGTCGTGCGTCGTCGCGGCAAGGTCTACGTCATCAACAAGAAGGAGCCGCGCTTCAAGGCTCGCCAGGGCTAA
- a CDS encoding sugar porter family MFS transporter yields the protein MTSSTGKDPTNPDVSTPQTRRYVRTVALVAAFGGLLFGYDTGVMSGALLFVAPEFAMTSAEEGWVTSMLLVGAAVGALSGGRVADWLGRRLTLIIGGLIFVAGSLWCSFATSTEMLAAARTFLGVAVGAVSVVVPMYISEKSPARVRGRMVSLNTFMIVVGQLLAYLVNSLLAGTGSWEAMLGMAAVPGAVLAVGMWFLPDTPVWLAGKGRMDEARETARRAGMSLGELSVLTRDGAEKRATAGEWQALRSVGWLRIAVGVAAFIGVIQQITGVNAIVYFAPTLMSQLGMSVENSIYTSIIIGAVSVLACLVGLQIIDRIGRRTLLTLGLTVNVVALVVLAFTYRAAEGNAALAFVALAVMAIFIASQQAAVSPTTWLLISEIVPVQVRGLGMGLAGLALWTANWAVAQFFLPLVDAVSATTTFLIFAGLGLAALGFVRAAVPETRGRSLEEVGEAFRGRFGS from the coding sequence ATGACCAGCAGCACCGGAAAAGATCCGACGAACCCGGACGTCTCGACCCCGCAGACGCGCCGTTATGTTCGCACCGTCGCCCTCGTCGCCGCGTTCGGCGGCCTCCTCTTCGGCTACGACACCGGCGTCATGTCCGGCGCCCTCCTCTTCGTCGCCCCGGAGTTCGCCATGACCTCCGCCGAAGAGGGGTGGGTGACCTCCATGCTGCTCGTGGGCGCAGCGGTCGGCGCGCTCTCCGGCGGCCGGGTCGCCGACTGGCTGGGCCGTCGGCTGACGCTCATCATCGGCGGGCTCATCTTCGTCGCCGGTTCCCTGTGGTGCTCCTTCGCCACCTCGACGGAGATGCTCGCCGCCGCCCGAACCTTCCTGGGCGTGGCCGTCGGCGCGGTCTCCGTCGTCGTACCGATGTACATCTCGGAGAAGTCCCCGGCCCGGGTCCGGGGCAGGATGGTGTCGCTGAACACCTTCATGATCGTGGTCGGTCAGTTGCTCGCCTACCTCGTCAACTCCCTCCTGGCCGGCACCGGTTCCTGGGAGGCGATGCTGGGCATGGCCGCCGTCCCCGGCGCGGTCCTCGCCGTCGGCATGTGGTTCCTGCCGGACACCCCGGTTTGGTTGGCGGGCAAGGGCCGCATGGACGAGGCCCGCGAGACCGCCCGACGGGCCGGTATGAGCCTGGGGGAGCTCTCCGTGCTCACCCGCGACGGGGCCGAGAAGCGGGCCACAGCAGGGGAGTGGCAGGCCCTGCGGTCGGTCGGCTGGCTCCGGATTGCCGTCGGGGTGGCCGCCTTCATCGGCGTCATCCAGCAGATCACCGGTGTCAACGCCATCGTCTACTTCGCCCCCACGTTGATGAGTCAGCTGGGTATGAGCGTCGAAAACTCCATCTACACGTCGATCATCATCGGCGCCGTCTCCGTCCTCGCGTGCCTGGTCGGGCTGCAGATCATTGACCGCATTGGTCGGCGCACTCTGCTGACCCTCGGACTGACGGTCAACGTCGTCGCGCTGGTCGTCCTGGCCTTCACCTATCGGGCGGCGGAGGGCAACGCAGCTCTGGCCTTCGTGGCCCTCGCCGTCATGGCGATCTTCATTGCCTCCCAGCAGGCCGCCGTCTCGCCGACGACGTGGCTGCTCATCTCCGAGATTGTCCCGGTCCAGGTGCGCGGCCTGGGCATGGGCCTGGCGGGTCTCGCCCTCTGGACGGCCAACTGGGCGGTCGCGCAGTTCTTCCTGCCGCTGGTCGACGCCGTGTCCGCGACCACGACGTTCCTCATCTTCGCCGGCCTCGGCCTCGCCGCGCTCGGTTTCGTCCGGGCCGCGGTTCCGGAGACGCGCGGGCGCAGCCTGGAAGAGGTGGGAGAGGCATTCCGGGGACGGTTTGGTTCTTAG
- the nadE gene encoding ammonia-dependent NAD(+) synthetase — MRTEDRKLQEHIINSLHTKPLIDPETEVAERVSFLAEYLAASGAKGFVLGISGGQDSTLAGRLGQLAVEKRRADGHESEFQAVRLPYGVQSDMGDVDVAMNFINPDHDIQVNIRDASDVMNSDVATALGLLELGDFNKGNLKARMRMIAQYAIAGERGLLVLGSDHAAENITGFFTKHGDGAADLLPLAGLTKRQGAQLLEHLGAPESTWTKVPTADLEEDRPALPDETALGVSYQHIDDYLEGRDVPDAARERIEHLWRAGQHKRHMPPGPHEAWWR; from the coding sequence ATGCGTACCGAGGACCGAAAACTCCAGGAACATATCATCAATTCCCTGCATACCAAGCCCTTGATCGATCCAGAGACTGAGGTTGCGGAGCGCGTGTCTTTCCTCGCCGAGTATCTCGCGGCCTCCGGCGCGAAGGGCTTCGTTCTCGGGATCTCCGGCGGCCAGGACTCGACCCTGGCGGGGCGTCTGGGCCAGCTCGCCGTCGAGAAGCGTCGCGCCGACGGACACGAGTCCGAGTTCCAGGCGGTGCGCCTGCCCTACGGCGTCCAGTCCGACATGGGCGACGTCGACGTCGCGATGAACTTCATCAACCCGGACCATGACATTCAGGTCAACATCAGGGACGCCTCCGACGTCATGAACAGCGACGTCGCCACGGCATTGGGCCTGCTGGAACTCGGTGACTTCAACAAGGGCAACCTCAAGGCACGCATGCGCATGATCGCCCAGTACGCCATCGCCGGCGAGCGCGGGCTGCTCGTCCTCGGCTCCGACCACGCCGCCGAGAACATCACCGGCTTCTTCACCAAGCACGGCGACGGGGCGGCCGACCTGCTCCCGCTGGCCGGCCTCACCAAGCGCCAGGGCGCCCAGTTGCTCGAACACCTCGGCGCGCCCGAGTCAACCTGGACGAAGGTCCCCACCGCCGACCTGGAGGAGGACCGCCCGGCACTGCCCGACGAGACCGCACTCGGCGTCAGCTACCAGCACATCGACGACTACCTCGAGGGCAGGGACGTCCCCGACGCCGCCCGGGAGCGCATCGAGCACCTGTGGCGAGCGGGTCAGCACAAGCGCCACATGCCGCCGGGGCCGCACGAGGCGTGGTGGCGCTAG
- a CDS encoding fructosamine kinase family protein, translated as MDTSGTFTKRPNEYRAAAAEAAGLRWLRQASDVVVEVLGADDDMLTLRRVQAVRPTPEAARVAGRELARIHDAGAEAFGSPPPGWDGPNYIGRQEQECTPTDDWAGFYARQRVRPFAEKAVRAGNLDAAGIAIVDKALAAVAAAGFEPAPARLHGDLWAGNLLFGPDGPVLIDPAAHGGHRQTDLAMLALFGAPHLDEIRAGYEEVHPLPPRWLELTEIHQLHPLAVHAASHGPSYGRALVAAARVTMSLL; from the coding sequence ATGGACACGAGCGGAACCTTCACCAAGCGTCCGAATGAATACCGCGCCGCCGCGGCCGAGGCCGCCGGTCTGCGGTGGCTGCGGCAGGCTTCCGACGTCGTCGTCGAGGTGCTCGGGGCGGATGACGACATGCTCACCCTCCGGCGCGTCCAGGCGGTCCGCCCCACCCCGGAGGCGGCCCGGGTCGCCGGGCGGGAGCTGGCGCGCATCCACGACGCCGGGGCGGAAGCCTTCGGCAGTCCGCCGCCCGGCTGGGACGGGCCCAACTACATCGGCCGGCAGGAGCAGGAGTGCACCCCCACCGATGATTGGGCCGGATTCTATGCCCGCCAGCGCGTGCGCCCCTTCGCCGAGAAGGCCGTCCGGGCGGGAAATCTGGACGCAGCCGGCATCGCGATCGTCGACAAGGCCCTGGCTGCGGTGGCGGCGGCGGGTTTTGAGCCGGCCCCGGCGCGGTTGCACGGGGATCTGTGGGCGGGCAACCTCCTCTTCGGACCGGACGGTCCCGTCCTGATCGACCCGGCGGCGCACGGCGGGCACCGACAGACCGACCTGGCGATGCTGGCTCTTTTCGGCGCACCCCATCTCGACGAGATTCGGGCGGGCTACGAGGAGGTTCATCCGCTGCCGCCCCGGTGGCTCGAGCTCACGGAGATACACCAGCTGCATCCCCTGGCCGTGCATGCGGCCAGCCACGGCCCCTCGTACGGGCGTGCGCTGGTGGCGGCGGCCCGGGTGACGATGTCGCTGCTCTAG
- a CDS encoding DsbA family protein — protein sequence MTSKKVTNPNKKSNAGFLWAIIALLVIGAVIVGYIVISGRSSQGEELAQYKSEINAEMEFSDNTITLSAPDAADAKEASLYEDFSCSYCAQLAEDTDEQMKDEIEKGNLTVHINPLNFLDNGNEGHSTQALAAALALAANGETDAYWSLRSMLMLEQQQVYNQWDNEDFATAATAVGASEESAEAIRNGEFLDEAKATAEANATTLQEQTGSVSSPRILQDGQDLPIQDNTEWIDYVLAN from the coding sequence GTGACCAGCAAGAAAGTGACGAACCCGAACAAGAAGTCGAACGCCGGGTTCCTCTGGGCGATTATTGCCCTCCTCGTCATCGGCGCCGTGATCGTCGGCTACATCGTCATCAGCGGGCGTAGCAGCCAGGGAGAGGAGCTGGCCCAGTACAAGTCGGAGATCAACGCGGAGATGGAGTTCTCCGACAACACGATCACCCTCTCCGCCCCCGACGCCGCGGACGCCAAGGAGGCCAGCCTCTACGAGGACTTCTCCTGCTCCTACTGCGCCCAGCTGGCCGAGGACACGGACGAGCAGATGAAGGACGAGATCGAGAAGGGCAACCTGACCGTCCACATCAACCCGCTGAACTTCCTCGACAACGGCAACGAGGGACACTCGACGCAGGCCCTGGCCGCGGCCCTGGCCCTGGCCGCCAACGGCGAAACCGACGCCTACTGGTCCCTGCGCAGCATGCTGATGCTCGAGCAGCAGCAGGTCTACAACCAGTGGGACAACGAGGATTTCGCCACCGCGGCCACGGCCGTCGGCGCCTCCGAGGAGTCCGCCGAGGCCATCAGGAACGGTGAGTTCCTCGATGAGGCCAAGGCCACCGCCGAGGCCAACGCAACCACCCTGCAGGAGCAGACCGGTTCCGTTTCTTCCCCGCGCATCCTCCAGGACGGCCAGGACCTGCCGATCCAGGACAACACCGAGTGGATTGATTACGTGCTCGCCAACTAG